A DNA window from Linepithema humile isolate Giens D197 chromosome 6, Lhum_UNIL_v1.0, whole genome shotgun sequence contains the following coding sequences:
- the l(1)G0196 gene encoding inositol hexakisphosphate and diphosphoinositol-pentakisphosphate kinase 2 isoform X23, whose protein sequence is MSYTELEHGYQGLKNASRPMFYIGDINTVQSSIIPSIYRSKRAGIYLIIRQIIRARMPELPEGCTQDDAYSGSDAEGEGKQVLVGICAMAKKSQSKPMKEILTRLEEFEYIKIVVFPEEVILKESVENWPIVDCLISFHSKGFPLDKAINYANLRNPFIINNLPMQYDIQDRRRVYAILESEGIEIPRYAVLDRDSLDPKQHELVESEDHVEVNGITFNKPFVEKPVSAEDHNIYIYYPTSAGGGSQRLFRKIGSRSSVYSPESRVRKSGSYIYEDFMPTDGTDVKVYTVGPDYAHAEARKSPALDGKVERDSEGKEIRYPVILNNAEKLISRKVCLAFKQTVCGFDLLRANGQSFVCDVNGFSFVKNSNKYYDDCAKILGNMILRELAPTLHIPWSVPFQLDDPPIVPTTFGKMMELRCVVAVIRHGDRTPKQKMKVEVRHPKFFEIFSKYDGYKHGHVKLKRPKQLQEILDTARSLLAEIQHRAAGPELEEKQGKLEQLKSVLEMYGHFSGINRKVQLKYQPRGRPRGSSSDDGSDLNRLGEPSLVLILKWGGELTPAGRIQAEELGRIFRCMYPGGQGRHLSEEETEMLPSHGEYAGAQGLGLLRLHSTFRHDLKIYASDEGRVQMTAAAFAKGLLALEGELTPILVQMVKSANTNGLLDNDCDSSKYQNMVKTRLHELLQQDREFTREDREQINPGNALSINAALDFVKNPVRCCQHVHSLIQKLLDIVRIKKEDPKTKDTILYHGETWELMGRRWGKIEKDFCTKNKRFDISKIPDIYDCIKYDLQHNNHTLQFEHAEELYTYAKSLADIVIPQEYGLTVQEKLTIGQGICTPLLKKIRADLQRNIEESEETVNRLNPRYSHGVSSPGRHVRTRLYFTSESHVHSLLTVLRYGGLLDVVKDEQWRRAMEYVSMVSELNYMSQIVVMLYEDPTKDPSSEERFHVELHFSPGVNCCVQKNLPPGPGFRPHSRNESSHNMGESGGSGQDTSSQCSTRIEEEDAELGIMEDEIVNPAAQADTPPPLVESDAVDSMLDSPTTSRAIDMMDLDPNMMDEPYDSGFLQSSAPIPISARTVAGHEAARLSSQLAASQRQRRSRETGGTIVEPRARSYDHQRQEKSEKDTRPRIIQPDPACTARRHRHSISGQMSYFKLLGYNVSKKLTGSANSLFSTAVISGSSSAPNLKDMVPPHASAVAAIEGFGGVPPIRPLETLHNALSLRQLDSFLDMMTTAPLYRTPASSPPKSSPAGSTHESLNPSLGHAGISREYHSSDTEAVRYRKKLHKARPYIMPTPIQYKPLGEAEACDTRNLPSPTSPNSTGWSSEPQSFLSSEPSSPAPTSTGECSMSISLISNDGAQLFNTARKYSPTPCLDVDFNEFCMRLDENRESRGSVSYTDYYSNEDGQIRKLAQLPQVIQSGAGSAQTKLVCGDDLPCDNIDDDEDHTLTLKQSEEQKKQDVKSIFEQRDDVNPAKLSSSYKKIGRFRVESTDVSRGDVRFKETDNNASDRAKPPTPQKSDASTGKSTAEKARKDFKKGGSPHTSQKRKNFSRSQSVTTPKPVAPKVEQNFSYSRQSSFSTMSDADLEDWKLSTLDSTASHSPSQQKEPILTVASSLTDSSNITVGFDVKEEETK, encoded by the exons ATGTCTTACACTGAGTTGGAACACGGTTATCAG GGTCTCAAAAATGCAAGCAGACCAATGTTCTACATAGGAGATATAAATACGGTGCAATCGTCTATTATTCCTTCAATCTATCGTTCGAAAAGA GCAGGGATTTATCTCATTATAAGACAAATTATTCGAGCACGAATG CCTGAATTGCCAGAAGGTTGCACCCAAGATGATGCTTACAGCGGTAGCGATGCGGAAGGAGAAGGAAAGCAAGTCCTGGTCGGGATATGCGCAATGGCGAAGAAATCGCAGAGTAAGCCGATGAAAGAGATTTTAACGAGGCTCGAGGAATTCGAGTATATCAAAATTGTTGTGTTTCCGGAAGAAGTGATATTGAAg GAGTCTGTTGAAAATTGGCCTATAGTCGATTGCTTGATAAGTTTCCACAGTAAAGGCTTCCCTCTTGATAAAGCTATAAATTACGCGAACTTACGTAATCCGTTTATCATTAACAATCTTCCGATGCAGTATGACATCCAG GACCGGCGAAGAGTTTACGCCATACTGGAGAGCGAGGGTATCGAAATTCCACGGTATGCCGTACTTGACAGAGATTCACTGGACCCAAAAC AGCACGAACTGGTGGAATCGGAGGATCACGTGGAGGTGAACGGTATTACTTTCAACAAGCCATTCGTGGAGAAACCAGTATCGGCTGAAGATCacaacatttacatttattatccTACCTCGGCTGGAGGCGGTAGTCAGAGATTATTTAGAAAg ATAGGTAGTCGTAGTAGCGTATATTCGCCGGAATCTCGCGTCCGCAAGAGTGGTTCTTATATCTACGAAGATTTTATGCCCACCGATGGCACCGACGTTAAAGTTTACACCGTGGGACCTGATTACGCACACGCCGAAGCGAGAAAGAGCCCGGCACTCGACGGCAAAGTCGAGAGAGACTCAGAGGGCAAGGAGATACGTTATCCGGTGATACTGAACAATGCCGAGAAACTTATTAGCAGAAAAGTGTGTTTGGCTTTCAAGCAAACGGTGTGCGGTTTCGATTTGCTGAG agcGAACGGTCAGTCGTTCGTGTGCGACGTGAATGGATTTAGTTTTGTAAAAAACTCGAATAAGTATTACGATGACTGTGCCAAGATTTTGGGGAATATGATACTGAGGGAATTGGCACCCACATTACACATTCCGTGGAGCGTTCCCTTTCAGTTGGACGATCCTCCCATTGTGCCAACTACATTTGGCAAAAT gATGGAGCTGCGCTGCGTTGTGGCGGTTATCAGACACGGCGACAGAACGCCAAAGCAGAAAATGAAGGTGGAAGTGCGTCATCCCAA atttttcgagatattctCAAAGTACGACGGCTACAAGCACGGCCATGTGAAACTGAAGCGACCCAAGCAACTGCAAGAGATTCTCGATACAGCACGTAGTTTATTAGCCGAGATACAGCATCGCGCAGCGGGACCCGAGTTGGAAGAAAAGCAGGGAAAGCTGGAGCAGCTGAAGAGTGTTTTGGAAAT GTACGGACATTTTTCTGGAATAAATCGCAAGGTGCAGTTGAAGTATCAACCGCGGGGGCGACCGCGAGGAAGTTCTTCCGACGACGGTAGCGATCTTA aTCGACTTGGGGAACCATCTCTCGTCCTGATACTGAAGTGGGGCGGGGAATTGACGCCAGCTGGACGTATTCAAGCGGAAGAACTGGGACGCATATTCCGCTGCATGTACCCCGGTGGTCAAGGTAGACACCTTAGTG AGGAAGAAACAGAGATGTTACCAAGCCACG GTGAATACGCAGGTGCGCAAGGACTGGGTTTGTTACGTCTGCATTCCACATTTCGCCATGATTTGAAGATCTATGCTAGCGACGAGGGGCGCGTTCAGATGACCGCGGCGGCCTTCGCGAAAGGATTACTCGCGCTGGAGGGCGAGCTGACGCCTATTCTGGTGCAAATGGTGAAAAGTGCGAACACCAACGGCCTTCTGGACAACGACTGCGACAGCAGCAAGTATCAGAACAT GGTGAAAACACGTCTGCACGAGTTGCTACAACAGGACAGGGAGTTCACTCGCGAGGATCGGGAACAAATCAATCCAGGAAACGCATTGAGCATCAATGCGGCTTTAGACTTCGTCAAGAATCCGGTCCGGTGCTGCCAGCACGTTCACAGTCTCATCCAGAAACTTCTGGACATCGTGCGCATTAAGAAAGAAGATCCGAAGACGAAGGACACGATACTTTACCACGGCGAAACGTGGGAGCTAATGGGACGCCGCTGGGGGAAGATAGAGAAGGATTTCTGCACGAAGAACAAGCGCTTCGACATCTCGAAAATTCCCGACATTTACGATTGCATAAAGTATGACTTGCAGCACAATAATCATACGTTGCAATTTGAACACGCGGAAGAATTGTACACGTATGCTAAATCTTTGGCGGATATAGTAATTCCTcag GAATATGGTTTAACGGTTCAAGAGAAATTAACTATCGGGCAAGGTATTTGCACACCTTTGCTAAAGAAGATACGAGCTGATCTGCAACGAAATATCGAGGAATCTGAAGAGACCGTTAACAGGCTTAATCCTAG GTATTCCCACGGTGTTTCGAGCCCTGGGCGCCATGTGCGTACGAGATTATATTTCACAAGTGAGAGCCACGTACATTCCTTGCTTACTGTGTTGCGTTATGGCGGCTTACTTGAT GTGGTGAAAGACGAGCAGTGGCGACGCGCGATGGAATACGTCAGTATGGTCTCCGAGTTGAATTACATGTCGCAAATCGTCGTTATGCTGTACGAGGACCCGACCAAGGATCCAAGCAGCGAGGAACGTTTCCACGTCGAGTTACACTTCAGTCCCGGCGTCAACTGCTGCGTGCAAAAGAATCTGCCGCCTGGCCCCGGATTCAGGCCACATTCGCGGAATGAGAGCAGCCATAACATG GGGGAGAGTGGTGGTTCTGGTCAGGATACCAGTTCGCAATGCAGCACTCGGATAGAAGAGGAAGATGCGGAATTGGGAATTATGGAGGATGAAATTGTAAATCCCGCGGCACAAGCT gacACACCTCCACCATTAGTTGAATCCGACGCCGTGGACTCAATGCTGGACAGTCCGACGACCAGTCGCGCAATTGACATGATGGATCTGGATCCGAATATGATGGACGAACCATATGACAGCGGATTTTTACAGAGCTCAGCGCCGATTCCTATTAG TGCTAGAACCGTGGCTGGACACGAAGCCGCCAGGCTCAGCAGTCAATTGGCAGCGAGTCAACGGCAACGGCGAAGCAGAGAGACGGGTGGAACCATCGTGgaaccgcgcgcgcgaagcTACGATCATCAGCGGCAAGAAAAGTCCGAGAAAG ACACGCGACCTCGGATCATTCAACCTGATCCTGCCTGCACAGCAAGGCGCCACCGTCACAGTATCTCCGGACAGATGAGTTATTTCAAGCTGTTGGGCTACAATGTCAGCAAGAAGCTCACCGGCTCGGCCAACAGCCTGTTCAGCACTGCCGTAATAAGTGGCTCCTCGAGCGCGCCGAATCTCAAAGACATGGTGCCGCCGCACGCATCGGCGGTCGCCG CGATTGAAGGCTTTGGCGGGGTGCCGCCCATCAGACCCCTGGAGACCCTGCACAACGCGTTGTCGCTACGCCAGCTGGACTCGTTTCTGGATATGATGACCACCGCGCCGCTTTACCGCACTCCGGCCTCGTCGCCGCCCAAGTCGTCGCCGGCCGGGTCGACGCACGAGTCGCTCAATCCGTCCCTCGGCCACGCCGGGATCAGTCGCGAGTACCACTCTTCCGACACGGAAGCTGTCAGGTACCGTAAGAAATTACATAAAGCACGCCC GTACATCATGCCGACTCCGATACAGTACAAGCCTCTAGGCGAAGCGGAAGCATGTGACACCAGGAATCTGCCGTCGCCCACCAGTCCGAACA GCACAGGATGGAGCAGCGAGCCGCAGTCCTTCCTGTCTTCCGAGCCGTCGTCACCGGCGCCAACGTCGACGGGCGAATGCAGTATGTCTATAAGTTTAATCAGCAACGATGG TGCTCAACTGTTTAACACCGCGCGGAAATACTCCCCGACTCCTTGCCTGGACGTCGATTTTAACGAATTTTGTATGCGTCTCGATGAGAACCGCGAGAGTCGCGGCAGTGTTTCATATACGGATTATTACAGCAACGAGGATGGTCAGATACGTAAATTGGCGCAATTGCCGCAAGTGATACAGTCAGGTGCCGGTAGCGCGCAGACGAAGCTCGTGTGCGGCGACGATCTTCCGTGCGACAAtatcgacgacgacgaggatcACACGTTGACTCTGAAGCAGAGCGAGGAGCAAAAGAAGCAGGACGTTAAATCGATATTCGAGCAGAGGGACGACGTTAATCCCGCGAAACTCAGCAGCAGCTACAAGAAGATCGGACG TTTTCGTGTGGAAAGTACGGATGTATCGCGTGGCGATGTCAGATTCAAAGAGACCGACAACAACGCTTCCGACAGAGCGAAACCGCCCACGCCTCAGAAATCCGACGCTTCCACCGGGAAGTCCACCGCGGAAAAGGCGAGGAAGGACTTCAAAAAGGGCGGCAGTCCGCACACGTCTCAGAAGCGGAAGAATTTCTCGCGCTCGCAGAGCGTCACGACTCCCAAACCCGTCGCACCGAAAGTCGAGCAGAATTTCAGTTATTCGAGGCAGAGCTCATTTTCGACCATGTCTGATGCGGATCTGGAGGATTGGAAATTGAGCACACTGGATTCAACCGCGTCGCATTCGCCGAGCCAGCAAAAGGAACCTATATTAACTGTGGCCAGCAGTCTTACGGATAGCTCTAACATCACAGTCGGCTTCGATGTTAAAGAGgaggaaacaaaataa
- the l(1)G0196 gene encoding inositol hexakisphosphate and diphosphoinositol-pentakisphosphate kinase 2 isoform X24 encodes MSYTELEHGYQGLKNASRPMFYIGDINTVQSSIIPSIYRSKRAGIYLIIRQIIRARMPELPEGCTQDDAYSGSDAEGEGKQVLVGICAMAKKSQSKPMKEILTRLEEFEYIKIVVFPEEVILKESVENWPIVDCLISFHSKGFPLDKAINYANLRNPFIINNLPMQYDIQDRRRVYAILESEGIEIPRYAVLDRDSLDPKQHELVESEDHVEVNGITFNKPFVEKPVSAEDHNIYIYYPTSAGGGSQRLFRKIGSRSSVYSPESRVRKSGSYIYEDFMPTDGTDVKVYTVGPDYAHAEARKSPALDGKVERDSEGKEIRYPVILNNAEKLISRKVCLAFKQTVCGFDLLRANGQSFVCDVNGFSFVKNSNKYYDDCAKILGNMILRELAPTLHIPWSVPFQLDDPPIVPTTFGKMMELRCVVAVIRHGDRTPKQKMKVEVRHPKFFEIFSKYDGYKHGHVKLKRPKQLQEILDTARSLLAEIQHRAAGPELEEKQGKLEQLKSVLEMYGHFSGINRKVQLKYQPRGRPRGSSSDDGSDLNRLGEPSLVLILKWGGELTPAGRIQAEELGRIFRCMYPGGQGRHLSEEETEMLPSHGEYAGAQGLGLLRLHSTFRHDLKIYASDEGRVQMTAAAFAKGLLALEGELTPILVQMVKSANTNGLLDNDCDSSKYQNMVKTRLHELLQQDREFTREDREQINPGNALSINAALDFVKNPVRCCQHVHSLIQKLLDIVRIKKEDPKTKDTILYHGETWELMGRRWGKIEKDFCTKNKRFDISKIPDIYDCIKYDLQHNNHTLQFEHAEELYTYAKSLADIVIPQEYGLTVQEKLTIGQGICTPLLKKIRADLQRNIEESEETVNRLNPRYSHGVSSPGRHVRTRLYFTSESHVHSLLTVLRYGGLLDVVKDEQWRRAMEYVSMVSELNYMSQIVVMLYEDPTKDPSSEERFHVELHFSPGVNCCVQKNLPPGPGFRPHSRNESSHNMGESGGSGQDTSSQCSTRIEEEDAELGIMEDEIVNPAAQADTPPPLVESDAVDSMLDSPTTSRAIDMMDLDPNMMDEPYDSGFLQSSAPIPISARTVAGHEAARLSSQLAASQRQRRSRETGGTIVEPRARSYDHQRQEKSEKARRHRHSISGQMSYFKLLGYNVSKKLTGSANSLFSTAVISGSSSAPNLKDMVPPHASAVAAIEGFGGVPPIRPLETLHNALSLRQLDSFLDMMTTAPLYRTPASSPPKSSPAGSTHESLNPSLGHAGISREYHSSDTEAVRYRKKLHKARPYIMPTPIQYKPLGEAEACDTRNLPSPTSPNSTGWSSEPQSFLSSEPSSPAPTSTGECSMSISLISNDGAQLFNTARKYSPTPCLDVDFNEFCMRLDENRESRGSVSYTDYYSNEDGQIRKLAQLPQVIQSGAGSAQTKLVCGDDLPCDNIDDDEDHTLTLKQSEEQKKQDVKSIFEQRDDVNPAKLSSSYKKIGRFRVESTDVSRGDVRFKETDNNASDRAKPPTPQKSDASTGKSTAEKARKDFKKGGSPHTSQKRKNFSRSQSVTTPKPVAPKVEQNFSYSRQSSFSTMSDADLEDWKLSTLDSTASHSPSQQKEPILTVASSLTDSSNITVGFDVKEEETK; translated from the exons ATGTCTTACACTGAGTTGGAACACGGTTATCAG GGTCTCAAAAATGCAAGCAGACCAATGTTCTACATAGGAGATATAAATACGGTGCAATCGTCTATTATTCCTTCAATCTATCGTTCGAAAAGA GCAGGGATTTATCTCATTATAAGACAAATTATTCGAGCACGAATG CCTGAATTGCCAGAAGGTTGCACCCAAGATGATGCTTACAGCGGTAGCGATGCGGAAGGAGAAGGAAAGCAAGTCCTGGTCGGGATATGCGCAATGGCGAAGAAATCGCAGAGTAAGCCGATGAAAGAGATTTTAACGAGGCTCGAGGAATTCGAGTATATCAAAATTGTTGTGTTTCCGGAAGAAGTGATATTGAAg GAGTCTGTTGAAAATTGGCCTATAGTCGATTGCTTGATAAGTTTCCACAGTAAAGGCTTCCCTCTTGATAAAGCTATAAATTACGCGAACTTACGTAATCCGTTTATCATTAACAATCTTCCGATGCAGTATGACATCCAG GACCGGCGAAGAGTTTACGCCATACTGGAGAGCGAGGGTATCGAAATTCCACGGTATGCCGTACTTGACAGAGATTCACTGGACCCAAAAC AGCACGAACTGGTGGAATCGGAGGATCACGTGGAGGTGAACGGTATTACTTTCAACAAGCCATTCGTGGAGAAACCAGTATCGGCTGAAGATCacaacatttacatttattatccTACCTCGGCTGGAGGCGGTAGTCAGAGATTATTTAGAAAg ATAGGTAGTCGTAGTAGCGTATATTCGCCGGAATCTCGCGTCCGCAAGAGTGGTTCTTATATCTACGAAGATTTTATGCCCACCGATGGCACCGACGTTAAAGTTTACACCGTGGGACCTGATTACGCACACGCCGAAGCGAGAAAGAGCCCGGCACTCGACGGCAAAGTCGAGAGAGACTCAGAGGGCAAGGAGATACGTTATCCGGTGATACTGAACAATGCCGAGAAACTTATTAGCAGAAAAGTGTGTTTGGCTTTCAAGCAAACGGTGTGCGGTTTCGATTTGCTGAG agcGAACGGTCAGTCGTTCGTGTGCGACGTGAATGGATTTAGTTTTGTAAAAAACTCGAATAAGTATTACGATGACTGTGCCAAGATTTTGGGGAATATGATACTGAGGGAATTGGCACCCACATTACACATTCCGTGGAGCGTTCCCTTTCAGTTGGACGATCCTCCCATTGTGCCAACTACATTTGGCAAAAT gATGGAGCTGCGCTGCGTTGTGGCGGTTATCAGACACGGCGACAGAACGCCAAAGCAGAAAATGAAGGTGGAAGTGCGTCATCCCAA atttttcgagatattctCAAAGTACGACGGCTACAAGCACGGCCATGTGAAACTGAAGCGACCCAAGCAACTGCAAGAGATTCTCGATACAGCACGTAGTTTATTAGCCGAGATACAGCATCGCGCAGCGGGACCCGAGTTGGAAGAAAAGCAGGGAAAGCTGGAGCAGCTGAAGAGTGTTTTGGAAAT GTACGGACATTTTTCTGGAATAAATCGCAAGGTGCAGTTGAAGTATCAACCGCGGGGGCGACCGCGAGGAAGTTCTTCCGACGACGGTAGCGATCTTA aTCGACTTGGGGAACCATCTCTCGTCCTGATACTGAAGTGGGGCGGGGAATTGACGCCAGCTGGACGTATTCAAGCGGAAGAACTGGGACGCATATTCCGCTGCATGTACCCCGGTGGTCAAGGTAGACACCTTAGTG AGGAAGAAACAGAGATGTTACCAAGCCACG GTGAATACGCAGGTGCGCAAGGACTGGGTTTGTTACGTCTGCATTCCACATTTCGCCATGATTTGAAGATCTATGCTAGCGACGAGGGGCGCGTTCAGATGACCGCGGCGGCCTTCGCGAAAGGATTACTCGCGCTGGAGGGCGAGCTGACGCCTATTCTGGTGCAAATGGTGAAAAGTGCGAACACCAACGGCCTTCTGGACAACGACTGCGACAGCAGCAAGTATCAGAACAT GGTGAAAACACGTCTGCACGAGTTGCTACAACAGGACAGGGAGTTCACTCGCGAGGATCGGGAACAAATCAATCCAGGAAACGCATTGAGCATCAATGCGGCTTTAGACTTCGTCAAGAATCCGGTCCGGTGCTGCCAGCACGTTCACAGTCTCATCCAGAAACTTCTGGACATCGTGCGCATTAAGAAAGAAGATCCGAAGACGAAGGACACGATACTTTACCACGGCGAAACGTGGGAGCTAATGGGACGCCGCTGGGGGAAGATAGAGAAGGATTTCTGCACGAAGAACAAGCGCTTCGACATCTCGAAAATTCCCGACATTTACGATTGCATAAAGTATGACTTGCAGCACAATAATCATACGTTGCAATTTGAACACGCGGAAGAATTGTACACGTATGCTAAATCTTTGGCGGATATAGTAATTCCTcag GAATATGGTTTAACGGTTCAAGAGAAATTAACTATCGGGCAAGGTATTTGCACACCTTTGCTAAAGAAGATACGAGCTGATCTGCAACGAAATATCGAGGAATCTGAAGAGACCGTTAACAGGCTTAATCCTAG GTATTCCCACGGTGTTTCGAGCCCTGGGCGCCATGTGCGTACGAGATTATATTTCACAAGTGAGAGCCACGTACATTCCTTGCTTACTGTGTTGCGTTATGGCGGCTTACTTGAT GTGGTGAAAGACGAGCAGTGGCGACGCGCGATGGAATACGTCAGTATGGTCTCCGAGTTGAATTACATGTCGCAAATCGTCGTTATGCTGTACGAGGACCCGACCAAGGATCCAAGCAGCGAGGAACGTTTCCACGTCGAGTTACACTTCAGTCCCGGCGTCAACTGCTGCGTGCAAAAGAATCTGCCGCCTGGCCCCGGATTCAGGCCACATTCGCGGAATGAGAGCAGCCATAACATG GGGGAGAGTGGTGGTTCTGGTCAGGATACCAGTTCGCAATGCAGCACTCGGATAGAAGAGGAAGATGCGGAATTGGGAATTATGGAGGATGAAATTGTAAATCCCGCGGCACAAGCT gacACACCTCCACCATTAGTTGAATCCGACGCCGTGGACTCAATGCTGGACAGTCCGACGACCAGTCGCGCAATTGACATGATGGATCTGGATCCGAATATGATGGACGAACCATATGACAGCGGATTTTTACAGAGCTCAGCGCCGATTCCTATTAG TGCTAGAACCGTGGCTGGACACGAAGCCGCCAGGCTCAGCAGTCAATTGGCAGCGAGTCAACGGCAACGGCGAAGCAGAGAGACGGGTGGAACCATCGTGgaaccgcgcgcgcgaagcTACGATCATCAGCGGCAAGAAAAGTCCGAGAAAG CAAGGCGCCACCGTCACAGTATCTCCGGACAGATGAGTTATTTCAAGCTGTTGGGCTACAATGTCAGCAAGAAGCTCACCGGCTCGGCCAACAGCCTGTTCAGCACTGCCGTAATAAGTGGCTCCTCGAGCGCGCCGAATCTCAAAGACATGGTGCCGCCGCACGCATCGGCGGTCGCCG CGATTGAAGGCTTTGGCGGGGTGCCGCCCATCAGACCCCTGGAGACCCTGCACAACGCGTTGTCGCTACGCCAGCTGGACTCGTTTCTGGATATGATGACCACCGCGCCGCTTTACCGCACTCCGGCCTCGTCGCCGCCCAAGTCGTCGCCGGCCGGGTCGACGCACGAGTCGCTCAATCCGTCCCTCGGCCACGCCGGGATCAGTCGCGAGTACCACTCTTCCGACACGGAAGCTGTCAGGTACCGTAAGAAATTACATAAAGCACGCCC GTACATCATGCCGACTCCGATACAGTACAAGCCTCTAGGCGAAGCGGAAGCATGTGACACCAGGAATCTGCCGTCGCCCACCAGTCCGAACA GCACAGGATGGAGCAGCGAGCCGCAGTCCTTCCTGTCTTCCGAGCCGTCGTCACCGGCGCCAACGTCGACGGGCGAATGCAGTATGTCTATAAGTTTAATCAGCAACGATGG TGCTCAACTGTTTAACACCGCGCGGAAATACTCCCCGACTCCTTGCCTGGACGTCGATTTTAACGAATTTTGTATGCGTCTCGATGAGAACCGCGAGAGTCGCGGCAGTGTTTCATATACGGATTATTACAGCAACGAGGATGGTCAGATACGTAAATTGGCGCAATTGCCGCAAGTGATACAGTCAGGTGCCGGTAGCGCGCAGACGAAGCTCGTGTGCGGCGACGATCTTCCGTGCGACAAtatcgacgacgacgaggatcACACGTTGACTCTGAAGCAGAGCGAGGAGCAAAAGAAGCAGGACGTTAAATCGATATTCGAGCAGAGGGACGACGTTAATCCCGCGAAACTCAGCAGCAGCTACAAGAAGATCGGACG TTTTCGTGTGGAAAGTACGGATGTATCGCGTGGCGATGTCAGATTCAAAGAGACCGACAACAACGCTTCCGACAGAGCGAAACCGCCCACGCCTCAGAAATCCGACGCTTCCACCGGGAAGTCCACCGCGGAAAAGGCGAGGAAGGACTTCAAAAAGGGCGGCAGTCCGCACACGTCTCAGAAGCGGAAGAATTTCTCGCGCTCGCAGAGCGTCACGACTCCCAAACCCGTCGCACCGAAAGTCGAGCAGAATTTCAGTTATTCGAGGCAGAGCTCATTTTCGACCATGTCTGATGCGGATCTGGAGGATTGGAAATTGAGCACACTGGATTCAACCGCGTCGCATTCGCCGAGCCAGCAAAAGGAACCTATATTAACTGTGGCCAGCAGTCTTACGGATAGCTCTAACATCACAGTCGGCTTCGATGTTAAAGAGgaggaaacaaaataa